A DNA window from Ctenopharyngodon idella isolate HZGC_01 chromosome 10, HZGC01, whole genome shotgun sequence contains the following coding sequences:
- the aqp12 gene encoding aquaporin 12 — MSGLNASLGYFLAIVGVSAVGRVLFARWRPRWTFLTEFIAAFALAACRLEVDTIAEVGQWAGALGPDVAITMLFLSITVHAIIMQGISGNPSVTLMELLQKDISAVAGVLSVAAQLLGAYFALVVAGKYWEMELTDMHMIKNLMMAECSTSLRVPPLQGVFAEALGAMTFHLVYLALKNRSQLLRIPIFALLLTFIAYAGNNYTSGYVNPSLAYALTFTCPGHTFLAYSLVYWLGPLIGMSLALFLYLGNIPLLFSRNLLYSKKARFRVPKGKTSEDKTN; from the exons ATGTCAGGGCTTAATGCCTCGCTGGGCTACTTCTTAGCTATAGTAGGTGTAAGTGCGGTCGGAAGGGTGCTGTTCGCCCGATGGAGGCCGCGATGGACTTTCCTGACAGAGTTCATCGCCGCCTTCGCACTCGCCGCCTGTAGGCTTGAAGTGGACACCATTGCGGAGGTCGGTCAGTGGGCCGGTGCGCTTGGGCCTGACGTGGCCATCACTATGCTTTTCCTATCCATCACCGTTCATGCCATCATCATGCAAGGCATAAGCGGAAATCCATCGGTGACTTTAATGGAACTCCTCCAGAAAGACATCAGTGCCGTGGCGGGCGTCCTCAGCGTCGCCGCGCAGTTACTCGGTGCATACTTTGCGCTCGTAGTTGCCGGTAAGTACTGGGAGATGGAGCTGACCGACATGCACATGATCAAGAATCTGATGATGGCCGAGTGCAGTACGTCGCTGCGGGTCCCGCCACTACAGGGAGTGTTTGCTGAAGCCCTCGGCGCCATGACCTTTCACCTGGTTTACCTCGCCCTGAAGAACCGGTCACAGCTGCTGAGGATTCCCATATTCGCTCTGCTGCTGACATTCATCGCCTATGCAG GAAACAACTATACATCTGGATATGTGAATCCATCCCTCGCTTATGCCCTAACATTCACCTGTCCTGGACACACTTTCTTAGCATACTCTCTCGTCTACTGGCTCGGGCCTCTTATTG GCATGAGTCTTGCGCTCTTCCTGTATTTGGGAAACATCCCACTGCTGTTCAGCAGGAATCTACTTTACTCCAAGAAGGCACGTTTCCGGGTGCCCAAAGGGAAAACTTCTGAAGACAAGACAAACTAA